One Pirellulales bacterium DNA segment encodes these proteins:
- a CDS encoding dockerin type I repeat-containing protein encodes MQNSHRTTCFSSGWRRGARFLACASLCFGATAAAISTARGAEQIQGIQNSTAPASNYDRFDNSSSFIGNPANWPGGPPVNVPSTPYVWSGVGRTVPTSNDYINGVNASGGYYDYWATMISPSFFVSAYHFHPATGDTVRFYYTNNAGGTSYEDETVTGGQAVEVAFPSAQGAQGDLWIGKLSTPVSSNVATYPILSLPFVSQYGDQSGGLGVETFGLSDTPDEVTYPYGTQATQRLGRNVINSGTAHYYNSSQVGVANVDHTKGGTVYEYSYDNPGVGPDESQVEVGDSGGPSFFLYGGSSPAILGVHWFEGSSDNVNINVSGDTLVPAYLASSTGLSGGLSYIQAVMNMLGNPNSETVRTESPILGDMNFDGHVDSSDITAMEQALTNLTGYETKFGLNGDYLKFVGDLNHDGVVNNIDLQSLLNILLGGGGSISQVPEPGSITLLGLGGLAVLFYVRRRRGLTAAA; translated from the coding sequence ATGCAGAATTCACACCGCACCACTTGCTTTTCCAGTGGCTGGCGCCGGGGAGCGCGCTTCCTGGCCTGTGCCTCGCTTTGTTTTGGGGCCACGGCGGCAGCCATCTCCACAGCCCGCGGGGCAGAGCAAATTCAGGGGATTCAAAACAGCACGGCCCCGGCCTCCAATTACGACCGCTTCGACAACAGCTCCAGTTTCATTGGCAATCCGGCGAATTGGCCGGGCGGCCCGCCGGTGAATGTGCCCAGCACTCCCTATGTTTGGTCGGGGGTGGGGCGCACGGTTCCCACGTCCAACGACTACATTAACGGTGTGAATGCCAGCGGGGGCTATTACGATTACTGGGCCACGATGATTTCGCCCAGCTTTTTTGTCAGCGCGTACCATTTTCATCCGGCGACCGGCGACACCGTGCGGTTTTATTACACGAACAATGCCGGCGGCACCAGCTACGAAGACGAAACGGTTACCGGCGGGCAGGCCGTGGAAGTGGCATTTCCTAGCGCACAAGGCGCCCAAGGCGATTTGTGGATTGGCAAACTGAGCACGCCGGTGAGCAGCAATGTCGCCACGTATCCGATTTTGTCGCTGCCGTTTGTCAGCCAATACGGCGATCAATCGGGCGGGCTCGGTGTAGAAACGTTTGGCCTCTCGGATACGCCTGACGAGGTTACCTATCCTTATGGCACGCAAGCCACGCAGCGGCTGGGCCGGAACGTGATTAACTCAGGCACAGCGCATTATTACAACTCTTCTCAGGTAGGCGTGGCGAACGTGGACCATACCAAAGGGGGCACCGTTTACGAATACTCCTACGACAACCCGGGCGTGGGCCCGGACGAATCGCAAGTGGAAGTTGGCGATTCCGGCGGCCCAAGCTTTTTCCTGTACGGCGGATCTTCGCCGGCGATATTAGGCGTGCACTGGTTTGAAGGCTCGTCCGACAATGTGAATATTAATGTCTCCGGCGATACCTTGGTGCCGGCGTATTTGGCTTCGTCCACCGGGCTAAGCGGCGGGCTTTCGTACATTCAGGCCGTGATGAACATGCTGGGCAACCCGAACAGCGAAACCGTTCGGACCGAATCGCCGATTTTGGGCGACATGAATTTCGACGGCCACGTCGACAGCAGCGACATCACGGCGATGGAGCAAGCGCTGACGAATTTAACCGGCTACGAGACCAAGTTCGGCCTGAACGGCGATTATCTGAAATTTGTTGGCGATTTAAACCATGACGGCGTGGTGAACAACATCGATTTGCAAAGCTTGCTGAATATATTGCTGGGCGGGGGGGGAAGCATCAGCCAGGTCCCCGAGCCGGGCAGCATAACGCTGCTTGGCTTGGGCGGCCTGGCGGTGCTTTTTTATGTGCGCCGTCGCCGCGGGCTCACGGCAGCTGCTTGA
- a CDS encoding DUF1559 domain-containing protein yields MKRRKVRPREMGFTLVELLVVIAIIGILIALLLPAVQAAREAARRSQCRNNLKQIGLAAQNHLSIYKIFPTAGWSYNWTGDPDAGYGANQPGGWLYSLLPFMEEQQIHDMGKGMAFSGGGTGGKYDVLAQMQAQGIAVLNCPSRRGATVGVVFDSQANPGNYPTNFNLTLLTSLGGAKSDYAGNAGTLFGSGVTAHGQVNPTDCCATVLPPGGPTAAGKTAAAFFAGIYGNTGVFYPANPFSLRQIPDGLTKTYLVGEKSLQPQQYDSTALTVNNRNYGDDNTMYRGYDYDSVRFASNYYGGTPSDAGEPTLPTEAIIAADTTGTKFFPPVRDANDTNPADTPGSAGFLRYEAPNFGAAHPSGCQFVMCDGSVQTIGYTVDRLVHWQLANRMDGTPVVLP; encoded by the coding sequence GTGAAACGTCGCAAAGTGCGGCCGCGTGAAATGGGATTTACGCTGGTCGAGTTGCTTGTTGTGATTGCAATCATCGGGATTTTGATTGCCTTGTTGCTCCCCGCCGTACAAGCTGCGCGCGAAGCTGCGCGCCGTTCTCAATGCCGGAACAATTTAAAGCAGATTGGCCTGGCCGCGCAAAATCATCTTTCCATTTACAAAATCTTTCCCACCGCCGGCTGGTCATATAACTGGACCGGCGATCCAGATGCCGGCTATGGGGCCAATCAGCCGGGTGGCTGGCTTTATTCGCTGCTGCCTTTCATGGAAGAACAACAGATTCACGATATGGGCAAGGGAATGGCTTTTTCAGGAGGCGGGACGGGCGGGAAATACGATGTTTTGGCCCAAATGCAGGCGCAGGGGATCGCGGTGCTCAATTGTCCTTCACGGCGCGGCGCTACGGTGGGAGTCGTTTTCGACTCCCAAGCCAATCCCGGTAACTATCCCACGAACTTCAACCTCACCTTGTTGACGAGCTTAGGCGGGGCGAAATCGGATTATGCGGGCAACGCAGGAACCCTTTTTGGTAGCGGCGTCACCGCCCACGGCCAAGTCAACCCTACGGATTGCTGCGCGACTGTACTGCCACCGGGCGGACCTACCGCTGCAGGTAAGACCGCTGCAGCATTTTTTGCGGGCATATACGGGAACACGGGTGTCTTTTACCCTGCGAACCCTTTTAGCCTGAGGCAAATACCGGATGGTCTAACGAAAACGTACCTGGTTGGAGAAAAGTCGTTGCAGCCGCAGCAGTACGATTCAACGGCACTCACTGTGAATAACAGGAATTATGGGGACGACAATACGATGTACCGAGGATACGATTATGACAGCGTTCGCTTTGCATCTAACTACTATGGGGGAACGCCGTCGGATGCAGGCGAGCCTACCCTACCGACAGAGGCGATAATTGCCGCAGATACGACGGGAACAAAATTTTTTCCGCCTGTGAGGGATGCCAATGACACCAACCCCGCCGACACCCCTGGGTCGGCCGGATTTCTCAGGTACGAAGCTCCAAACTTTGGCGCCGCGCACCCGTCTGGCTGCCAATTTGTGATGTGCGATGGCTCTGTGCAGACGATCGGTTACACCGTCGACCGGCTAGTCCATTGGCAACTGGCAAATCGAATGGACGGCACGCCGGTCGTGCTCCCGTAG
- the yidD gene encoding membrane protein insertion efficiency factor YidD, whose translation MNFLWQSLVNLPAWTVILLVRIYQWTLSPLVGRQCRFQPTCSNYFIGAVQKYGVLLGTAKGICRIGRCHPWHTGGYDPP comes from the coding sequence ATGAATTTTTTGTGGCAAAGCCTGGTGAATCTGCCCGCTTGGACGGTGATTCTGCTGGTCCGTATATATCAATGGACGCTTAGCCCGCTGGTCGGGCGACAATGCCGTTTTCAACCGACTTGCAGCAACTATTTTATCGGGGCCGTGCAGAAATATGGCGTGCTGCTGGGAACCGCCAAAGGCATTTGCCGCATTGGACGATGCCATCCCTGGCACACCGGCGGGTACGATCCCCCCTGA
- a CDS encoding PEP-CTERM sorting domain-containing protein, with protein sequence MRRILVLAAAVVFVASSVKASTITGELIDLSASNQTVGSVHTIEILVKSDTPNGIASASFDVVSAGTQKANFGTQSGASQANSTTFAASITGDGYSVVKPSLSTDGVSDSSAWFPKPVTGATADGDFDAIAATVFSTPGAVDSDPGDSLALGMTGGFEVVGTEKWVFNASETLNLYIDHPTFFADATGGLSGTNPNYDTVASAGPLSVTIVPEPASMILMGLGGLGLALCARRRRA encoded by the coding sequence ATGCGGCGGATTCTTGTTCTTGCGGCGGCAGTGGTTTTTGTCGCCAGCAGTGTAAAAGCATCGACCATTACCGGTGAGCTGATTGATCTAAGTGCGTCGAACCAGACTGTCGGCAGTGTTCATACGATTGAAATTCTGGTGAAGAGCGATACGCCCAACGGCATTGCCTCGGCGAGTTTCGATGTCGTCAGCGCTGGCACGCAGAAGGCGAACTTTGGAACGCAGTCTGGTGCGAGCCAGGCAAATTCGACGACATTTGCAGCAAGCATTACTGGGGACGGATACTCAGTTGTTAAGCCAAGCCTGTCGACTGACGGCGTCAGCGACTCGTCGGCCTGGTTCCCCAAACCTGTTACGGGCGCAACAGCGGATGGTGACTTTGACGCTATTGCGGCTACTGTCTTTTCAACTCCCGGTGCTGTAGATTCGGATCCAGGCGACAGCCTTGCTTTGGGTATGACGGGTGGCTTTGAAGTTGTGGGGACCGAAAAGTGGGTGTTCAATGCGTCGGAAACCTTAAACTTGTATATCGATCACCCGACATTTTTCGCGGATGCCACAGGTGGCCTTTCAGGAACCAATCCCAACTATGATACGGTCGCTTCGGCCGGCCCTCTTTCGGTGACGATTGTTCCCGAACCGGCCAGTATGATTTTGATGGGATTGGGCGGCCTCGGCTTGGCCTTGTGTGCCCGTCGCCGTCGTGCCTAG
- a CDS encoding PEP-CTERM sorting domain-containing protein produces the protein MRKLILTTAILFAGLSRLQAATITGELIDLSVSNTTPGSVHTIEILVKSDAPNGIAAASFDVVSVGTGKANFGTQSGATQANSTSFATSIGVDGYSTVKPNLNVDGASNTNAWFPKPVFGATPDSDFDAIACTLFSTPGAVDSDPADGVALGMTGTFEVVATEKWVFNGGFDIDHLNLYIDNSTYFADSSGGNQGTNSSFDNVVIIGNTPEPASLVLLGCGGLALAAVARRRRFG, from the coding sequence ATGCGCAAATTGATTTTGACCACGGCAATTCTGTTCGCCGGATTATCACGTTTGCAGGCGGCAACCATCACCGGAGAACTGATCGACTTAAGTGTGTCAAACACCACTCCCGGCAGTGTTCATACGATTGAAATTCTTGTGAAGAGCGATGCACCCAACGGTATTGCGGCAGCCAGCTTCGATGTGGTTAGTGTCGGGACAGGCAAAGCGAACTTTGGTACACAGTCCGGGGCAACGCAAGCAAATTCGACATCATTCGCAACAAGCATTGGTGTGGACGGATATTCCACTGTAAAACCAAATCTAAACGTGGATGGTGCTTCCAACACCAATGCATGGTTCCCTAAGCCGGTGTTTGGCGCTACTCCGGATAGCGATTTTGATGCAATTGCCTGCACGTTGTTTTCCACACCCGGTGCAGTCGACTCCGACCCGGCAGATGGCGTAGCGCTGGGCATGACGGGCACCTTCGAAGTGGTGGCCACGGAGAAGTGGGTGTTTAACGGTGGTTTCGACATCGACCACTTAAATCTGTACATCGATAACTCGACATACTTCGCCGACTCCTCCGGAGGCAATCAGGGGACTAATTCTTCGTTTGATAATGTGGTTATTATCGGAAACACGCCCGAGCCGGCCAGCCTGGTGCTGCTGGGCTGCGGAGGCCTGGCACTAGCGGCAGTGGCTCGTCGCCGTCGTTTTGGTTAA
- a CDS encoding response regulator transcription factor — MSTVMMAKSRISTRERILVVDDEDDLLELINYNLSKEGYRVQCVATGEEALEEARKGLPDLIVLDLLLPSVDGLEVCRLLKSDSQTQHIPIIMLTAKSEEADVVAGLELGADDYLTKPFSPRVLQARIKALLRRKPKEGMGEAGTIRIRQLNIHPGRHEVLLNGAPLDLTYTEFRLLQFLARKPGWAFTRGQIVDAVKGEDYPVTERSVDVQVVGLRKKLGDFGANIETVRGVGYRFKE; from the coding sequence GTGAGCACAGTCATGATGGCGAAATCCCGTATCAGCACGCGCGAGCGAATTTTAGTCGTCGATGACGAAGACGATTTGCTCGAACTGATCAATTACAACCTCTCCAAGGAAGGCTACCGGGTGCAGTGCGTAGCCACGGGGGAGGAGGCGCTGGAGGAAGCCCGGAAAGGGCTGCCCGATTTAATTGTCCTCGATTTGCTGCTGCCTAGCGTCGATGGCCTGGAAGTTTGCCGGCTGCTGAAATCGGATTCTCAGACACAGCACATTCCGATTATTATGTTAACGGCCAAAAGCGAAGAGGCCGATGTGGTCGCCGGCCTGGAACTGGGGGCCGACGATTATCTTACCAAGCCGTTTAGTCCTCGCGTGCTGCAGGCCCGCATTAAGGCGCTGCTGCGTCGCAAGCCGAAAGAAGGCATGGGCGAGGCGGGCACTATCCGCATTCGGCAACTCAACATTCACCCTGGCCGGCACGAAGTGTTGCTCAACGGCGCGCCGCTCGATCTGACGTACACCGAGTTCCGGCTCCTCCAATTTTTGGCCCGCAAGCCCGGCTGGGCATTTACCCGCGGCCAAATTGTCGACGCGGTGAAAGGGGAAGATTACCCTGTGACGGAACGCTCCGTCGACGTGCAGGTGGTGGGCCTGCGGAAAAAGTTGGGCGATTTTGGCGCCAACATCGAAACCGTCCGCGGCGTGGGTTACCGGTTCAAAGAATAA
- a CDS encoding DUF433 domain-containing protein has product MQDQELLRRIVSDPKVLVGKPAIKGTRLSVDFILNLLAHGATIEDITAEYQGVVQEDIQACLLFASQSISNTAFMPLEAETT; this is encoded by the coding sequence ATGCAAGACCAAGAACTTCTCCGGCGAATCGTATCAGACCCCAAAGTTTTGGTTGGAAAGCCAGCCATCAAAGGTACGCGGCTCTCGGTTGATTTTATTCTTAACTTGCTGGCACACGGCGCAACGATCGAAGATATTACGGCCGAATATCAAGGCGTTGTCCAGGAAGATATTCAAGCCTGCTTGTTATTCGCTTCGCAGTCCATTTCGAATACAGCGTTCATGCCTTTGGAGGCGGAGACCACCTAG
- a CDS encoding PEP-CTERM sorting domain-containing protein — translation MNRMMKTMLAATIVGAFAASAWAQDTMILSTSNTNPLYGDIIGRQIGQAAFTAPLYVWVTANTGDEIAPQSLGFTNETINGNTNPVPNSAAGMGLTYTVSGQTLVPGFSPPTANVFLLNGASMYNPSLGNVTFPVSAPTTRWDNVTTITAGSISPTSSIADVNAIGNSVALSGATPPVVTSDPASYRGLENVNAGATLGAGKDPQSLTIAGVSYFLAGEVDLSVTGFGTANLAISEGNPAIAQGATDIGPNGGANAKYTLGSTSVRVALAGDANLNGTTDLGDINLITNVANWQKPGTWGGLNGDVNGDGQVNLGDINIVTNVANWQKSIVGSSSISGVPEPASFVLLGLGTVALLVRSRRKNVA, via the coding sequence ATGAATCGCATGATGAAGACAATGCTGGCTGCAACAATTGTGGGAGCGTTTGCCGCCTCTGCTTGGGCGCAGGACACCATGATCCTGTCAACCAGCAATACCAATCCGCTGTATGGCGATATTATTGGTCGCCAAATCGGCCAAGCGGCCTTCACCGCTCCGCTGTATGTTTGGGTCACCGCCAACACCGGCGACGAAATTGCTCCCCAATCGCTGGGCTTCACCAACGAAACTATTAACGGCAATACCAACCCGGTTCCCAATTCAGCCGCCGGTATGGGTCTAACGTACACCGTGTCGGGCCAAACTCTGGTACCTGGTTTCAGTCCTCCCACTGCCAACGTGTTTCTCTTGAATGGCGCATCGATGTACAATCCCAGCCTGGGCAACGTAACTTTTCCTGTCAGCGCACCGACTACTCGGTGGGATAATGTTACTACCATTACCGCCGGCAGCATTTCGCCGACCAGCTCCATTGCTGACGTGAACGCCATTGGTAACTCGGTGGCCCTCAGCGGCGCCACTCCTCCCGTAGTGACTAGCGATCCTGCTTCCTATCGCGGTTTGGAAAACGTCAATGCGGGCGCGACGCTTGGCGCCGGCAAAGATCCGCAATCGTTGACGATTGCTGGCGTGTCCTATTTCCTGGCGGGCGAAGTCGATTTAAGCGTGACCGGCTTCGGCACGGCCAACCTGGCGATTAGCGAAGGCAACCCGGCCATCGCTCAAGGAGCTACCGATATTGGCCCCAACGGCGGTGCCAATGCCAAGTACACCTTGGGCAGCACCTCCGTGCGGGTCGCGCTTGCTGGCGATGCCAATCTTAACGGGACGACTGACTTGGGCGATATCAACCTGATCACCAATGTCGCCAACTGGCAGAAACCAGGAACATGGGGTGGCCTAAATGGCGATGTGAACGGTGATGGTCAGGTAAATCTCGGCGACATCAACATTGTGACGAATGTGGCCAACTGGCAAAAGTCGATCGTCGGCAGCTCGTCGATTTCGGGCGTGCCCGAACCGGCTAGCTTCGTGCTGTTGGGCTTGGGAACGGTAGCGCTGCTGGTTCGCAGCCGCCGCAAGAATGTGGCCTAG
- a CDS encoding ATP-binding protein has translation MQRLVGHLAVRYFVVCLAALMVFGWWAAHAFNTSLTRAARTELEAAANLVASEISLLVVDSAAADDSRNQIAANAVARIAQSTRTVITVVQADGAVLFDTRENPRQMENHSNRPEIAAALAGRISTETRYSTTRNEQMLYVAVPLLREGKIIGAVRAAKSATELQQVYHDSLRSLLVGIIVVGAGAGLLGWWLSARSGRQVQLLSAGAQLLSQGQPLPKLPRSEIAELAELAASLAKIAQQLEERSVRLGRQGHEQEAVLASMVEGVLAVDSEQRVITLNSAAAALIGGAQEELPGRNLQEVLRNADLRRFATRALNSPDPIEDDIVLHGKGQRIMQARGTALRDAAGRTVGAVIVLNDVTRYRHLENLRRDFVANVSHELKTPIASIKGFVETLLDGALAHPEDAQRFLRIIASHAERLNNIIEDLLSLSKIEQSEQAVNLPLAVAPLAPVLEAAASNCQPQAAARNIEIVVACQESALAPINAPLLEQAVTNLIDNAVKYSEPGSQVLVEAHMAEAASAAAHGAPRKSIAPEVVIAVHDQGCGIAAEHLPRLFERFYRVDRARSRKLGGTGLGLAIVKHIVQAHGGRVSVNSTPGGGSVFSIHLPGAEVPVAVS, from the coding sequence ATGCAGCGCCTTGTTGGGCATCTTGCCGTTCGATATTTCGTGGTTTGCCTGGCCGCGTTGATGGTCTTTGGCTGGTGGGCGGCACACGCGTTTAATACGTCTCTCACGCGCGCGGCTCGGACGGAGCTGGAAGCAGCGGCCAATTTAGTCGCCAGCGAAATCAGCCTGCTTGTCGTTGATAGCGCAGCCGCGGACGACAGTCGCAACCAAATCGCCGCCAATGCGGTGGCGCGCATCGCCCAAAGCACGCGCACCGTTATTACCGTGGTGCAGGCCGACGGCGCCGTGTTGTTCGATACTCGCGAGAATCCGCGGCAAATGGAAAATCATTCCAACCGGCCGGAAATTGCCGCCGCTCTGGCTGGCCGCATCAGCACGGAAACTCGTTACAGCACCACTCGCAACGAGCAAATGCTGTACGTGGCTGTGCCGCTTTTGCGGGAAGGGAAAATCATTGGGGCGGTTCGGGCGGCAAAATCGGCCACCGAGTTGCAGCAAGTGTACCACGATAGCTTGCGGTCCCTTTTGGTTGGCATAATCGTGGTCGGCGCGGGCGCTGGGCTGCTCGGTTGGTGGTTGTCGGCCCGCAGCGGCCGGCAAGTTCAATTGCTAAGCGCGGGGGCACAATTGCTTTCGCAGGGGCAGCCGCTGCCCAAATTGCCGCGGTCAGAAATTGCAGAACTGGCGGAGCTGGCGGCGTCGCTGGCCAAAATTGCGCAGCAACTGGAAGAGCGCTCCGTGCGCCTTGGCCGGCAGGGGCACGAGCAGGAAGCCGTGCTGGCCAGCATGGTGGAAGGCGTGTTGGCCGTTGATTCGGAGCAGCGCGTCATCACGCTCAATTCCGCTGCTGCGGCGCTCATCGGCGGCGCGCAGGAAGAACTGCCGGGCAGGAATTTACAGGAAGTGCTCCGCAATGCCGATCTGCGGCGGTTTGCCACCCGCGCCTTGAATTCGCCCGATCCCATCGAAGATGACATCGTGCTGCACGGCAAAGGCCAGCGCATTATGCAAGCCCGGGGCACGGCCCTGCGCGATGCCGCCGGCCGAACGGTGGGCGCAGTCATTGTGCTGAACGATGTCACCCGCTATCGGCATTTGGAAAACTTGCGACGAGATTTTGTCGCCAACGTGTCGCACGAATTGAAAACTCCCATCGCCTCGATCAAAGGCTTTGTCGAAACACTGCTGGACGGGGCGCTTGCGCATCCGGAAGATGCCCAACGGTTTTTGCGAATTATCGCCAGCCATGCGGAGCGGCTCAACAACATCATCGAAGATTTGCTCAGCCTGTCGAAGATCGAGCAAAGCGAGCAGGCTGTGAATTTGCCGCTGGCGGTTGCGCCGTTGGCGCCGGTGCTGGAAGCGGCGGCCAGCAATTGCCAACCGCAGGCGGCGGCGCGCAACATCGAAATTGTGGTGGCTTGCCAGGAATCTGCGCTGGCGCCAATCAACGCGCCGCTGTTGGAGCAAGCGGTGACCAACCTTATCGACAATGCTGTGAAGTACAGCGAGCCCGGCAGCCAGGTGCTGGTCGAAGCGCACATGGCAGAAGCAGCCAGCGCTGCCGCGCACGGCGCGCCGCGGAAAAGCATTGCGCCGGAAGTTGTCATTGCCGTGCACGATCAAGGCTGCGGCATTGCCGCCGAGCATTTGCCGCGTTTGTTCGAACGGTTTTATCGGGTCGATCGCGCCCGCAGCCGCAAATTGGGGGGGACAGGCCTGGGTTTGGCCATTGTCAAGCACATTGTGCAGGCCCACGGCGGGCGTGTTTCGGTCAACAGTACGCCAGGAGGGGGGAGTGTGTTTAGCATTCACCTGCCCGGGGCCGAGGTTCCGGTGGCGGTTTCGTAA
- the hydA gene encoding dihydropyrimidinase yields MPLLIKNAEIITADQRYKADIWCAGETITAIGTNLSAPPDAEIIDAAGKYVFPGFIDPHVHIYLPFMGTFAKDTYETASRAALVGGTTSLIEMVCPARNDDPVESYELWKSKAAGKSACDYTFHFGVSRFDEKSPDQLRKIVDDGTASFKVFLAYKGAFNLDDTELFRTLELAKRWGVIVTAHCENAELVSQLQQKLIAEGKTGTKWHEPSRPPVVEAEGVHHLATFAGLTGAHVYVVHTSCCDALREAQAAHNRGVRMWVESVIPHFVFDRSYAEKPNFEGAKYVMSPPLREKRHQEQLWNALATGLVSTVATDHAPFDFKGQKEMGKSDFTKIPNGIPSIEDRVNLLYSYGVRKGRIDLHRFVDAASTQAAKIFGLFPRKGTIQLGSDADLVIYDPAYRGNISAKTQQMNVDYSAFEGWPLEGRPSAVSVRGKIQVRDGKFVGDQKRGQQLKREPTHGYNNAHDD; encoded by the coding sequence ATGCCACTGCTCATCAAAAACGCCGAAATCATAACCGCCGATCAGCGATATAAGGCCGATATTTGGTGCGCCGGCGAAACCATTACCGCCATTGGCACCAACCTTTCCGCCCCGCCGGACGCCGAAATCATCGACGCCGCCGGAAAATACGTCTTCCCCGGGTTCATTGATCCGCACGTCCATATTTATCTGCCGTTCATGGGCACGTTCGCCAAAGACACGTACGAAACCGCCAGCCGGGCGGCGTTGGTCGGCGGCACCACGAGTCTGATCGAAATGGTTTGCCCCGCGCGCAACGACGATCCTGTGGAATCGTACGAATTGTGGAAATCGAAAGCCGCCGGCAAATCGGCCTGCGATTACACATTTCATTTTGGCGTCAGCCGGTTCGATGAAAAATCGCCCGACCAGTTGCGGAAAATTGTGGACGACGGCACGGCCTCGTTCAAAGTGTTTTTGGCGTACAAAGGCGCCTTCAATCTCGACGACACCGAGCTGTTCCGCACCCTGGAGTTGGCCAAGCGCTGGGGCGTGATTGTCACGGCCCACTGCGAAAACGCCGAACTGGTTTCGCAGCTCCAGCAAAAGCTAATTGCCGAAGGCAAAACCGGCACCAAGTGGCACGAGCCTTCCCGCCCGCCGGTGGTCGAGGCCGAAGGCGTGCATCACCTGGCTACTTTTGCCGGGCTCACCGGCGCTCATGTATACGTGGTGCACACTTCCTGCTGCGATGCGCTGCGCGAAGCCCAAGCGGCCCATAACCGCGGCGTGCGAATGTGGGTGGAATCGGTCATCCCGCATTTTGTGTTCGACCGCAGCTATGCCGAAAAGCCGAACTTCGAAGGGGCCAAATACGTGATGTCGCCGCCCTTGCGCGAAAAGCGGCACCAGGAACAACTGTGGAATGCCTTAGCGACGGGACTCGTTAGCACCGTTGCCACCGATCACGCCCCGTTCGATTTCAAAGGTCAAAAGGAAATGGGCAAAAGCGACTTCACCAAAATTCCCAACGGCATTCCAAGCATCGAAGACCGCGTGAACTTGCTCTACAGCTACGGCGTGCGGAAAGGGCGCATCGATTTGCACCGCTTTGTCGATGCTGCCAGCACGCAGGCCGCCAAAATTTTTGGTTTGTTTCCACGCAAAGGCACTATTCAACTTGGCAGTGACGCCGATCTGGTGATATACGACCCGGCGTATCGCGGCAACATCTCCGCCAAAACTCAGCAAATGAATGTCGATTACAGCGCCTTTGAAGGCTGGCCGCTGGAAGGCCGCCCCAGCGCCGTTTCCGTCCGCGGCAAAATCCAAGTCCGCGACGGCAAATTCGTGGGCGACCAAAAACGCGGCCAACAGCTGAAGCGCGAACCGACACATGGGTATAATAATGCTCACGATGACTGA
- a CDS encoding class I SAM-dependent methyltransferase: MKSSVEEIRQRFDSEVERFSNLQTGQSATVDAPLALELIAAAAASTNPQAKRLLDIGCGAGNYTLKLLERLPKLNVTLIDLSQPMLDKAQVRIRAVSPGSIRALQGDMREIDLGEAAFDIIVASATLHHLRTDDQWRAMFAKIHRALVPGGSLWIFDLIDYDLPNVRELMKQRYAEYLEALKGPEYCADVFAYIEKEDTPKSLIFQLELLRAVGFRTVEVLHANCCFAAFGAVK, encoded by the coding sequence ATGAAATCCAGCGTTGAGGAAATTCGTCAGCGGTTTGATAGCGAAGTGGAGCGGTTTTCCAACCTGCAAACCGGCCAGTCGGCGACGGTTGATGCGCCCTTGGCGTTGGAATTAATTGCCGCAGCGGCCGCCAGCACCAATCCGCAGGCCAAGCGGTTGTTGGACATCGGCTGCGGGGCGGGCAATTACACGCTGAAATTATTGGAGCGCCTGCCAAAGTTGAATGTCACGCTCATTGACCTGAGCCAGCCCATGCTCGACAAAGCGCAGGTGCGCATTCGCGCCGTCAGCCCAGGCAGTATCCGCGCCCTGCAAGGGGACATGCGCGAAATCGACTTGGGCGAAGCGGCCTTCGACATCATTGTCGCCTCGGCCACATTGCATCATTTGCGCACCGACGATCAGTGGCGCGCCATGTTCGCGAAAATACACCGCGCACTCGTCCCCGGCGGATCACTGTGGATTTTCGATTTAATCGATTATGATCTGCCCAACGTTCGGGAGCTGATGAAGCAGCGTTACGCCGAATATTTAGAAGCGCTGAAAGGGCCTGAATATTGCGCCGATGTGTTTGCTTACATCGAGAAAGAAGACACGCCTAAGTCGCTCATTTTTCAACTAGAATTGCTGCGGGCAGTTGGCTTTCGCACCGTGGAAGTGCTGCACGCCAACTGCTGCTTCGCCGCCTTTGGCGCGGTGAAATAG